One part of the Alphaproteobacteria bacterium genome encodes these proteins:
- a CDS encoding IS200/IS605 family transposase: MSSYESLSHSKWDCKYHLVFVPKCRRRILYGK, encoded by the coding sequence ATATCATCATACGAAAGCCTTAGTCATTCTAAATGGGACTGTAAGTATCATTTAGTTTTTGTACCAAAATGCCGCAGGAGAATTTTGTATGGAAAAG